The DNA region GGGATGCCTGGGTTACCCCCGTCGGGCGGCAGCGGCAGATCCACGCAAAGCGGGAGAACGGGTGCCGCGAACCCCTTCGAACGGGTGGGGGATTCATCGTTGCCGGCCTAGTGGTGTAGACCAGATGCCTGGAGCTTGGCCTAGACCAATGGGCCTGTCAACGGCTGCTCGACCGATCTCGACCACCCGTTATCAAGCCGACACCGCACATCGTTCATCGCGTGATGAGGTATTCGTTCCGTAGCCATACATGCAACGATGTGGTCCGTTAACGATGTGGCGGGGCGGCAGAAGGCCCCGCGAGAAGCGGGAGAACAGGTCCGATGAGCAGCGACGGGGGAACCACCGCCCAGGCCGACGACCCCGAGGTGAAGAACCTCCCGGCACCGGCCGACGCCGACCCGACCGCGCGCGTCCCCAAGTACTACGGCCTCAAGCGCCACCTCCTCCAGCTCACCGAGACCCAGCCCGCGGGCACCCCGGTCCCGCCCGAGCGCGCGCTGGCCGCCCAGTTCGACACCTCGCGCACCACCGTCCGCCAGGCCCTGCAGGAACTGGTGGTCGAGGGCCGGCTGGAGCGCATCCAGGGCAAGGGCACCTTCGTGGCCAAGCCCAAGGTCGCCCAGGCGCTGCAACTCACCTCCTACACCGAGGACATGCGCGCCCAGGGCCTGGAGCCCACCTCCCGGCTGATCGAGATCGGCTACATCACCGCCGACGACCGGCTCGCCCCGCTGCTGGACATCAAGCCCGGCGGCCGGGTGCTGCGGATCGAGCGGCTGCGCCTGGCCAACGGCGACCCGATGGCCATCGAGGTCGCCCACCTGTCCGCGAAGCGCTTCCCCGCCCTGCGGCGCAACCTCGCCAAGCACAACTCGCTGTACGCGGCGCTGCGCGAGGTCTACGGGGTCACCGTGGCCGAGGCCGAGGAGACCATCGAGACCACCCTCGCCAACCCGCGCGAGGCCGGGCTGCTCGGCTCCGACCTCGGCCTGCCGATGCTCCAGCTCTCCCGGCACTCCTTCGACGGCGAGGGCAACCCGGTGGAGTGGGTCCGCTCGATCTACCGCGGTGACCGCTACAAGTTCATCACCCGGCTGAAGCGTCCGGAGTAACCGCACGCCCCCGCTCCACCACGGGCACCGGCGCACGCGACCCGCGCGCCGGTGCCCGTTCCGCTCTGAGGCGGCCTGGAGGGAGCGGGCGAGTGACCCGCCCCGAGCCGAAGGGCCGCGCCGGTGCCGAAAGGGAGAAGCGAGGGAGCGACGCAGGAGCGAGGGAGCGCCGACCGTCGGCACCGGGTCAGAGCAGCCCGGAGGCGAGCGGGCGAGTAGCAGCGCGGGCGAGTAGCAGCGTCCGGATGGCGGGAAGTTGCGCCATATCGGGTGACATGGATCACTCCATGCTCTAGATTGCGCAGCCATACTGACTGCCGATCACCGATGGTGCTGCTCGGCGGGCTCGCGGGGGGTGCACGGTGCCTCCGGGGGCTGCGGCGCCGACGGGGAGAACCCTCCGGAGTTGAGCCGAAGATGCCCTCTGATCAAGACCCCGACCAAGCTGTCATGCCCGAGCCAGCCGGGGAGCCCGTCCCGGCGGTGACCCCCGAACGGGTGCTGGCCGCACTCGCCCTGCTCGTGCCGATCGTCGCGATGCTCTGGGTCTCCTCGTACGACAAGCCCGACCCGGCGGTGGCCGGGATGCCCTTCTTCTACTGGTACCAGCTGCTCTGGGTGCCGGTGTCGGCCGTCTTCACGGTCGCCGCCTACCTGTTGATCAACCGGGACGAGAAGGCCCGCAAGGCGGCCCGGACGGGCGGTGCGCGATGAAGGACGTCAATGTGACGGCCCTCGCGGTCTTCGTGCTGTTCTTCCTGCTGGTCACCGTGATGGGCTTCCTCGCCTCCCGCTGGCGCCGCGCGGACGACGCGGCCCACCTGGACGAGTGGGGCCTGGGCGGGCGCAGCTTCGGGACCTGGGTGACCTGGTTCCTGCTCGGCGGCGACCTGTACACCGCGTACACCTTCGTGGCCGTCCCGGCGGCGGTGTACGCGACCGGTGCGGCGGGCTTCTTCGCGGTGCCGTACACGATCATCGCCTACCCGCTGGTCTTCCTCTTCCTGCCCCGGCTCTGGTCGGTCTCCCGGGTGCACGGCTACGTGACCCCGGCGGACTTCGTCCGCGGCCGTTACGGCTCCCGGCCGCTGTCCCTGGTCGTCGCGCTGACCGGGATCCTGGCCACCATGCCGTACATCGCCCTGCAACTGGTCGGCATCCAGGCGGTGCTGGACGTGCTCGGCGTGGGCGGCGGGGAGAACGCCAACTGGTTCGTCAAGGACCTGCCGCTGTTCCTCGCCTTCGGCGTGCTGGCCGCCTACACCTACTCCTCGGGCCTGCGCGCCCCGGCGCTGATCGCCTTCGTCAAGGACGCCCTGGTCTACATCGTGATCATCGTCGCGGTGATCTACATCCCGATCCGGCTCGGCGGCTACGGGCACATCTTCGGCGCGGCCGCGGACCACTTCAAGCAGACCAAGGCCGGGGCGATGACCGTCCCGGTCAACAAGCAGTGGACGTACGCGACGCTGGGCCTGGGCTCGGCGATGGCGCTGTTCATGTACCCGCACTCGGTGACCGGCGTGCTGGCCTCCAAGTCCCGCAACACCGTGCGCCGCAACATGGCGATCATGCCCGCGTACTCGCTGATGCTCGGCCTGCTGGCGCTGCTCGGCTTCATGGCGATCGCGGCGGGCGTCGGCAGCGGGGTCAAGGGCTACAACTCCCAGCTGTCGGTGCCGCAGCTGTTCGCGAGCATGTTCCCGGACTGGTTCACCGGCGTGGCCTTCGCCGCGATCGGGATCGGCGCGCTGGTGCCGGCCGCCATCATGTCCATCGCGGCGGCCAACCTGTTCACCCGCAACGTCTACAAGGAGTGGCTCAAGCCCGCCGCCACCCCGGCCGACGAGACCCGGGTCGCCAAGCTGGTCTCGCTGCTGGTCAAGGTCGGCGCGCTGGTCTTCGTGCTCGGCATGGACAAGCAGGCCGCGATCAACCTCCAGCTGCTCGGCGGCCTGTGGATCCTGCAGACCTTCGTGGCGATCGTCGGCGGCCTGTTCACCCGCTGGTTCCACCACTGGGCGCTGTTCGCCGGCTGGGCGGCCGGCATGGTCTACGGCACCTGGCTGGCCTACGGGCTGGCCAGCCCGGCGACCAAGCACTTCGGCGGCAACGCGGCCAAGATCCCCGGCATCGGCGAGCTGGGCTACATCGGCCTGACCGCCTTCGTGCTCAACCTGGTCGTCGCCGTGGTGCTCACCCTGGTGCTGCGGGCGGTCAAGGCGCCGGTGGGGGTCGACGAGACCAAGCCCTCCGACTACAGCGCCGAGGCCGGCGACGACGAGCTGGAGAACGCGCCGGAGCCCGTAGCGGCGCACTGATTTGGCACTGCACGCGCCCTGTGACCGTGCCGCCTTCTCCGTGAACACTGGAGGAGGCGGCACGATCATATGCATGAACAGACGTGCACGCCGGGCACCACCAGACCGGACCGGCATCCGGCCGGAACCTGATCGACCACGGGGAGCGCGCGGCCATGGCAGAATCCGGCACCACCCTGAACGGCCAACACAAGTCCACCCAGCACCAAGCCATCCAGCACCCGCCCACGCTGACCGCCGTGGCCGCGAACGGCTCGGCGGCCACCCGGCTGCCGTCCGTGCTGATCGCCACCCGGCACGGCGAGTCCACCGCCAACGTCGAGTTCCAGCTGGCCGAGGCCGCCGGCGCGCTCAGCGTCCCGATCAGCTGCCGCGACGCCGACATCCCGCTGTCGCTGCGCGGCCGGCAGCAGGCCCAGGCGCTCGGCCGCTGGTGGGCCGCCCTGCCCAGCGCCGACCGCCCGCGCAGCGTCTGGTGCTCGCCGTACGTGCGCACCGCCGAGACCGCCCGGATCGCGCTCGCCCAGGCCGCCGGGCTCGGCGCCGTGCCGGTCACCCTGGCCGTCCGCTACGACGAGCGGCTGCGCGACCGCGAGCTCGGCGTCCTGGAGATGCTGCCGAAGGCCGCCATCGAGGCCAAGCACCCGGAGGAGGCCGCCCGGCGGCGCAAGATGGGCGAGCTGTACTACCGCCCGCCCGGCGGCGAGTCCTGGGCCGACGTCGCCCTGCGGGTGCGCAGCCTGCTGCGGGACGTCTGCGAGGAGGACGCCGGACGGCCCGTCCTGCTGGTCGCCCACGACTGCACGGTGCTGATGCTGCGCTACGCGCTGGACCGGCTCACCGAGCAGCAGCTCACCGCGCTCGAGCCGGTGCACAACTGCTCCACCAGCCTCTGGCGGGCCCAGGAGGGACGGCTGCGGCCGGACCGCTGGAACCAAGTCGACCACCTGCACGCCGGCGCCGGCTGACCGTCCGTCACACGTCCGAGAAACAGCGCCGGTAGGCCAGTGGCGTGGTGCCCAGCCGGCGCCCGAAGTGGTGCCGCAGCGCCGCCGCGTTGCCGAAGCCGCAGCGGGCCGCGATCGCGTCCACCGACTCGGTGGTCGACTCCAGCAGCCGCTGGGCCAGCAGCACCCGCTGCCCCACCAGCCAGCGGTGCGGGGTGGTACCGGTCTCCTGCTGGAAGCGCCGGGCGAAGGTGCGCGGCGACATGTGCACCCGGGCGGCCAGCTGCTCGACGCTCGCCTCCTGGTCCGGATGGTGGCGCAGCCAGTCCAGCAGCGGCGCCAGCGAGTCACCGCCGCCCTCGGGCAGCGGGCGGTTCACGAACTGCGCCTGCCCGCCCTCCCGGTGCGGCGCCACCACCATGCGGCGGGCGATCCCCCGGGCCACCTCGGCGCCCTGCACCTTGCGCACCAGGTGCAGGCAGGCGTCGATGCCGGCCGCCGTACCGGCCGAGGTGATCACCGGATCGTCGTCCACGTACAGCACGTCCGGCTCGACCACCGTGTCCGGGAAGCGCTCGGCCAGCTCGTCGCTGTGCCGCCAGTGAGTGGTGGAACGGCGGCCGTCCAGCAGCCCGGCCGCGCCCAGCACGAAGGCGCCGCTGCAGATCGACAGCACCCGGCCGCCGCCCGCCACCACCGCGCGCAGCGCCTCCAGCAGCGGCTCCGGGTACCGCTCGCGGATCCCCGAGGCGGTGACCACCGCCAGGTCCGCCCCGGCGAGGCGCTCCGGGCCGTACGGGACGTCCACCGCGAAGCCCGAGTGGGTCGCGTGCGGGCCCGGACGGGCGCCGGCCAGCGCGAAGTCGTACCCGGGCAGCCCGTCCGCGGTGCGGTCCAGGCCGAAGACCTCGCAGGCCACCCCCAGTTCGAACGGGTGGACCTCCTCCAGCACCACCGCGACCACGTTCTTCAGCATGCCGCCCAGGATGCCCCGACCGGCCGGGCCGGCGAAAGAGGCGGAGTGGCAGGATTTCGAGGCAACCCGGCATTCCTGCCACTCGTGGACACCCGGGCCGCCCGGCCACAGTGGTGGCCATGGACACCGACACCCTCGCCAGCGCACTCGGCCTGGTCGGCGCCGTCGGCGGCTTCGGCCTGCTCGGCACCCTGATCGGCCGCGAACTCTCCCGCGGCCCCGCCGCCGGCCGCGACAACCACCACCGCGCCGGCGGCTACCCGGCCGACCCCGCCCGCGCCGACCGGCTGTACGGCACCATGCCCGCCGCCTCGCTGCGCCCCTCCGCCGACCCGGCCGTGCTCCCGGTCCGCTCGACCCCCGAAATCAGGACCCCGCACGGCTCCGGCACACTGGCCCGATGGACTACCTCATCCGCCACGCCCTCCCCCAGGACCTCGAAGCGGCCGGCCGGATCACCGTCGACGCCTTCGTCGGCGACGGCTTCACCAGCCCGACCAGCGGCTACGTCGACCTGCTGCGCGACGCCGGGCGCCGGTCCCGGGAGGCCGAGCTCCTGGTCGCGGTCGACGCGGCGGACGAACGGGTCCTCGGCTGCGTGACCTTCGCCGTCGGCGGCACCGAGTGGGCCGACATCGCCACCCCGCGCGAGGGCGAGATACGGATGCTCGCCACCGCCGCCCTCGCCCGCGGCCGCGGCGTCGGCGAGGCCCTGGTGCGCGCCTCCCTCACCCGCAGCCGCGAACTCGGCCTGGCCGGGATGGCCTTCTCCACCCGCCCGGAGATGACCACCGCCCACCGCGTCTACGAGCGGGTCGGCTTCCGGCGCACCCCGGAGCGCGACTGGGCGCCGTACCCGGGGATGGACCTGATGGTCTACACCATGACCTTCTGAGCTCCTGCGGTCACGGCCGCTTGTCGTACCCCGGGGCCAGGTAGACGGTGTAGCGGCCGTGCTCGCCGCTCTTCACCACGGTGGCCACCCGGTAGCCGGCCGCCTTCAACGTCGGCTGGATCGCCCGGTCGGTGGCTCCGGTCTGGGTGAAGTCCAGGACCACCACCTTCCACTCGTGCGCCTCGATCCCGGCCTGGATGGCGGGCACCCCGTTCTGCGTCTGGCCGGTGGCCGGGTCCCGGCGGAACACCGCCACCAGGTCGTGCCACTGCTGCCAGTTGCTCTGCTTGCGCAGGTAGTAGGCGGGGACGTTGTAGTTCTCCACCAGGTAGCGGTCGTCGCCCTTGACCACGTACGGCTCCAGCGCGGCGACGAACTCCTTCGAGTTCGACCACTCGCCGAACATCTCCCGGCCCTGGGCCGCCCCCACCCAGGCCAGCGGGCCCACCACCAGGGCGGCGACGACGATCCCGGCCGTGACGTGGACGCGGCCGCGCAGCCACAGCACCGCGCGGGCCAGCAGTGCGCCCACCACGATGCACGAGAACCAGGCACCGAAGTCCACGTGCTTCTGCAGCGACAGCCAGGTGTGGATGCGGATCTGGTTCACCGGCGCCAGCAGACCGGCCACCAGCAGCAGCGCGGCCAGCCAGAACTCCGTCCAGGCCGCGCCGCCGCGCCGGCGCGCCGGCACCAGCTGCGCCAGCACCCCGACCAGCGCCACCACCAGCAGCGGGCCCACCCACCGGGCGGCCTCGCTCGCCACGTAGGAGTAGGCGTCATGGCCCGGGGCGCGCTGGAGCGTGGTGTGGTTGAAGCCGTCGACGTACCGCTGACCGGCCGCCAGGGCCGCGGCGCCGACCGCCACCGCGAAGGTCAGCAGCACCAGCAGCCCGCGCCGCCAGCGCGCCCAGGCGCGCACCGGGCCGCCCGTCCCGGCCAGCACCGCGATGCCGCACACCACCGGCACCCACAGCAGCGCGGCGTACTTGGTCGCACCCGCCAGGGCCAGCAGCAGCCCGGAACCCACCAGGCTCGGGTACCCACCGCCGGTGGTCAGCCGCACCGCCAGGTAGCCGGCCCAGGCGAGGATCGCCAGCGCCATCGCGTCGTAGGTGGCCAGCCCGCCCAGGAACTGGGTCGGGCCGAGCGCCGCGAAGGCCGCCGCCGCGCAGAAGGCCGCCGGCGAGCCGTGCAGCCGCCGGGTCGCCAGGTGGACGGCCACGGTCGCGGAGAGCATGAACGCCAGGCTGAGCAGCCGGGCGCCGTTCAGCCCGCCCACGAAGTCCGCCACCGCCACGACCACCGGGTAGATCAGCGGGGAGCCGGAGAAGAAGGTCTCGTACGTCGACACCGGAGTGCCGTGCCGCAGGTGGGCGATCTCCTGGTACCCGGAGTAGATGTAGGTGCCCTCGTCGATGAAGGCGGTGTTGCTGACGATCAGGTGGTACGAGAGCGCGCCCTGGACCAGCAGCACCGCCAGCAGCGGCAGCCAGTCGGCCCGCAGCGCCGGGCGGG from Kitasatospora cathayae includes:
- a CDS encoding GntR family transcriptional regulator, with the translated sequence MSSDGGTTAQADDPEVKNLPAPADADPTARVPKYYGLKRHLLQLTETQPAGTPVPPERALAAQFDTSRTTVRQALQELVVEGRLERIQGKGTFVAKPKVAQALQLTSYTEDMRAQGLEPTSRLIEIGYITADDRLAPLLDIKPGGRVLRIERLRLANGDPMAIEVAHLSAKRFPALRRNLAKHNSLYAALREVYGVTVAEAEETIETTLANPREAGLLGSDLGLPMLQLSRHSFDGEGNPVEWVRSIYRGDRYKFITRLKRPE
- a CDS encoding DUF3311 domain-containing protein; the protein is MPEPAGEPVPAVTPERVLAALALLVPIVAMLWVSSYDKPDPAVAGMPFFYWYQLLWVPVSAVFTVAAYLLINRDEKARKAARTGGAR
- a CDS encoding histidine phosphatase family protein: MAESGTTLNGQHKSTQHQAIQHPPTLTAVAANGSAATRLPSVLIATRHGESTANVEFQLAEAAGALSVPISCRDADIPLSLRGRQQAQALGRWWAALPSADRPRSVWCSPYVRTAETARIALAQAAGLGAVPVTLAVRYDERLRDRELGVLEMLPKAAIEAKHPEEAARRRKMGELYYRPPGGESWADVALRVRSLLRDVCEEDAGRPVLLVAHDCTVLMLRYALDRLTEQQLTALEPVHNCSTSLWRAQEGRLRPDRWNQVDHLHAGAG
- a CDS encoding helix-turn-helix domain-containing protein codes for the protein MLKNVVAVVLEEVHPFELGVACEVFGLDRTADGLPGYDFALAGARPGPHATHSGFAVDVPYGPERLAGADLAVVTASGIRERYPEPLLEALRAVVAGGGRVLSICSGAFVLGAAGLLDGRRSTTHWRHSDELAERFPDTVVEPDVLYVDDDPVITSAGTAAGIDACLHLVRKVQGAEVARGIARRMVVAPHREGGQAQFVNRPLPEGGGDSLAPLLDWLRHHPDQEASVEQLAARVHMSPRTFARRFQQETGTTPHRWLVGQRVLLAQRLLESTTESVDAIAARCGFGNAAALRHHFGRRLGTTPLAYRRCFSDV
- the mctP gene encoding monocarboxylate uptake permease MctP, with the translated sequence MKDVNVTALAVFVLFFLLVTVMGFLASRWRRADDAAHLDEWGLGGRSFGTWVTWFLLGGDLYTAYTFVAVPAAVYATGAAGFFAVPYTIIAYPLVFLFLPRLWSVSRVHGYVTPADFVRGRYGSRPLSLVVALTGILATMPYIALQLVGIQAVLDVLGVGGGENANWFVKDLPLFLAFGVLAAYTYSSGLRAPALIAFVKDALVYIVIIVAVIYIPIRLGGYGHIFGAAADHFKQTKAGAMTVPVNKQWTYATLGLGSAMALFMYPHSVTGVLASKSRNTVRRNMAIMPAYSLMLGLLALLGFMAIAAGVGSGVKGYNSQLSVPQLFASMFPDWFTGVAFAAIGIGALVPAAIMSIAAANLFTRNVYKEWLKPAATPADETRVAKLVSLLVKVGALVFVLGMDKQAAINLQLLGGLWILQTFVAIVGGLFTRWFHHWALFAGWAAGMVYGTWLAYGLASPATKHFGGNAAKIPGIGELGYIGLTAFVLNLVVAVVLTLVLRAVKAPVGVDETKPSDYSAEAGDDELENAPEPVAAH
- a CDS encoding ArnT family glycosyltransferase codes for the protein MSADGRWIRPESTRKPVLGPAGARPGAGVALGERDRAAAAVPAPSATDRRRRKPGLLPRVPHPARPALRADWLPLLAVLLVQGALSYHLIVSNTAFIDEGTYIYSGYQEIAHLRHGTPVSTYETFFSGSPLIYPVVVAVADFVGGLNGARLLSLAFMLSATVAVHLATRRLHGSPAAFCAAAAFAALGPTQFLGGLATYDAMALAILAWAGYLAVRLTTGGGYPSLVGSGLLLALAGATKYAALLWVPVVCGIAVLAGTGGPVRAWARWRRGLLVLLTFAVAVGAAALAAGQRYVDGFNHTTLQRAPGHDAYSYVASEAARWVGPLLVVALVGVLAQLVPARRRGGAAWTEFWLAALLLVAGLLAPVNQIRIHTWLSLQKHVDFGAWFSCIVVGALLARAVLWLRGRVHVTAGIVVAALVVGPLAWVGAAQGREMFGEWSNSKEFVAALEPYVVKGDDRYLVENYNVPAYYLRKQSNWQQWHDLVAVFRRDPATGQTQNGVPAIQAGIEAHEWKVVVLDFTQTGATDRAIQPTLKAAGYRVATVVKSGEHGRYTVYLAPGYDKRP
- a CDS encoding GNAT family N-acetyltransferase — protein: MDYLIRHALPQDLEAAGRITVDAFVGDGFTSPTSGYVDLLRDAGRRSREAELLVAVDAADERVLGCVTFAVGGTEWADIATPREGEIRMLATAALARGRGVGEALVRASLTRSRELGLAGMAFSTRPEMTTAHRVYERVGFRRTPERDWAPYPGMDLMVYTMTF